In a genomic window of Myotis daubentonii chromosome X, mMyoDau2.1, whole genome shotgun sequence:
- the LOC132223660 gene encoding ferritin heavy chain-like, producing the protein MATPPPSSERQGYHPDCEAAINQQIGLELYAASLYTSIAGYFQSRAWQQGSQYFQKRALKKREQAERLVWLQSQRGGRVLLQVVPRPQQHVWDSSLMALEQALLMAKRVDQGLWHLHRLATHRGDAHLCEFLESHCLHPQAAFLQELGSHISQLRQMQAPESGLEEDLLHKLTLGD; encoded by the coding sequence ATGGCCACTCCTCCGCCCTCCTCTGAGCGCCAGGGCTACCATCCAGACTGCGAGGCCGCCATCAACCAGCAGATCGGCCTGGAGCTCTACGCGGCCTCTTTGTACACCTCCATCGCCGGCTACTTCCAGAGCCGGGCCTGGCAGCAGGGCTCCCAGTACTTCCAGAAGCGGGCCCTCAAGAAGAGGGAGCAGGCGGAGCGGCTGGTGTGGCTGCAGAGCCAGCGCGGGGGCCGGGTTCTGCTGCAGGTCGTCCCCCGGCCGCAGCAGCACGTGTGGGACAGCAGCCTGATGGCCCTGGAGCAGGCCCTGCTCATGGCGAAGAGAGTGGACCAGGGCCTGTGGCACCTGCACCGCCTGGCCACCCACCGGGGGGACGCCCACCTGTGCGAGTTCCTGGAGAGCCACTGCCTGCACCCACAGGCCGCCTTCCTCCAGGAGCTGGGCAGCCACATCAGCCAGCTGCGCCAGATGCAGGCCCCCGAGTCCGGCCTAGAGGAGGACCTGCTCCACAAGCTCACCCTGGGCGACTGA